From a single Paraburkholderia youngii genomic region:
- the nikC gene encoding nickel transporter permease: MNAAPRRWKDWLLSETPASRKQAALGLAYRRWRRFAGNPLSVFGLLILALLIIIAAIGPLIAPHDPLQQVLSDRLLPPGSPSHWFGTDQLGRDILSRLIYGSRLTLSIAILVVVIVVPVGLLIGTTAGFFGGWVDNVLMRITDVALAFPKIVLALAFAAALGPGVINAVIAISITAWPAYARLARAETLRLVQADFIHVARLQGASRKRILLLYIMPLCSSSVIVRATLDMAGIILTVAGLGFLGLGAQPPSPEWGFMVASGRNVLLDSWWVATIPGFAILLVSLAFNLLGDGLRDVFDPRQGG, encoded by the coding sequence ATGAATGCCGCGCCCCGACGATGGAAAGACTGGCTGCTGAGCGAGACGCCCGCGTCACGCAAGCAGGCCGCGCTTGGCCTCGCTTACCGGCGCTGGCGACGCTTCGCGGGCAATCCGCTGTCAGTCTTCGGCCTCTTGATTCTGGCCTTGCTGATCATCATCGCGGCGATTGGGCCGCTGATCGCACCGCACGATCCGTTGCAGCAAGTCCTCTCCGACCGCCTGCTGCCGCCGGGTTCGCCATCGCACTGGTTCGGCACCGACCAGCTTGGCCGGGATATCCTCTCGCGTCTGATCTACGGTTCACGCCTTACGCTCTCGATTGCGATCCTCGTCGTGGTGATCGTGGTTCCCGTGGGGCTTTTGATCGGCACCACTGCTGGCTTCTTCGGCGGCTGGGTGGACAACGTGCTGATGCGGATCACCGACGTAGCGCTCGCCTTTCCGAAGATCGTGCTCGCGCTCGCTTTCGCGGCCGCACTGGGGCCCGGTGTGATCAACGCGGTGATCGCCATTTCGATTACCGCGTGGCCGGCCTATGCCCGCCTCGCGCGGGCGGAAACGCTGCGGCTCGTGCAAGCCGATTTCATTCACGTCGCGCGCTTGCAGGGCGCCTCGCGCAAGCGCATTCTCCTGCTCTACATCATGCCGCTGTGCTCGTCGTCGGTGATCGTGCGCGCGACCCTCGATATGGCCGGCATCATTCTCACTGTCGCGGGCCTCGGATTCCTTGGCCTCGGCGCACAACCGCCCAGCCCCGAGTGGGGTTTCATGGTCGCGTCAGGCCGCAACGTGCTGCTCGATTCGTGGTGGGTGGCCACTATTCCCGGCTTCGCCATTCTGCTGGTGAGTCTCGCCTTCAACCTGCTCGGCGACGGTCTGCGGGACGTCTTCGATCCACGCCAGGGAGGCTGA
- a CDS encoding ABC transporter permease → MSTRLTTFERMRALSVESASVRWTLRLVRWIVTLVITFAGLLAVTFVIGRKIPIDPVLAILGDRASAAAYAAARLQLGLDAPLAVQFLIYVRDVLHGNFGMSLLTAHPVIEDIQRVFPATLELATLSTIIGVLIGVPLGVIAAVRHNRWIDHVARFVGLVGSSVPVFWLGLMGLLLFYAKLHWVAGPGRVDPVFDGMVDTRTGSLLIDSLIAGEWDVFFNAFSHIALPAAILGYYSVAYLSRMTRSFMLDQLNQEYITTARAKGLPERLVIWRHAFGNIAVPLLTVIALTYSYLLEGSVLTEIVFAWPGIGSYLTGALLNADMNAVLGSTLVIGVTFIALNLLTDALYRVFDPRAR, encoded by the coding sequence ATGTCCACTCGCCTCACGACTTTCGAGCGCATGCGCGCGCTTTCGGTTGAAAGCGCCAGCGTGCGCTGGACCTTGCGCCTCGTGCGCTGGATCGTCACGCTCGTGATCACCTTCGCCGGGTTGCTGGCGGTCACGTTCGTGATCGGCCGCAAAATACCGATCGATCCGGTGCTGGCGATTCTCGGCGATCGCGCGTCAGCCGCAGCCTACGCGGCGGCGCGTCTTCAACTCGGGCTCGACGCGCCGCTCGCAGTGCAGTTCCTGATCTACGTGCGCGATGTGCTGCATGGCAATTTCGGTATGTCGCTGCTGACCGCGCATCCCGTGATCGAGGACATCCAGCGGGTGTTTCCCGCAACGCTCGAACTCGCGACCCTGTCGACCATCATCGGCGTGCTGATCGGCGTGCCGCTGGGCGTGATCGCCGCCGTGCGCCACAACCGCTGGATCGATCACGTCGCGCGCTTCGTCGGCCTCGTCGGCAGTTCGGTCCCGGTGTTCTGGCTCGGGCTGATGGGCTTGCTGCTGTTCTACGCGAAGCTGCATTGGGTGGCGGGGCCGGGACGCGTCGATCCGGTATTCGACGGCATGGTCGATACGCGCACAGGCAGCCTGCTGATCGACTCGCTCATCGCCGGCGAATGGGATGTGTTCTTCAATGCGTTCTCGCATATCGCGCTGCCCGCGGCCATTCTCGGCTACTACTCGGTCGCCTATCTGAGCCGCATGACGCGTTCGTTCATGCTCGATCAACTCAACCAGGAGTACATCACCACGGCGCGCGCGAAAGGCTTGCCCGAGCGCCTGGTGATCTGGCGCCACGCGTTCGGCAATATCGCCGTGCCGCTTCTGACCGTAATCGCACTCACGTACAGCTATCTGCTCGAAGGCTCGGTGCTGACCGAAATCGTCTTCGCGTGGCCCGGTATCGGTTCGTATCTGACGGGCGCCCTCCTGAACGCCGATATGAACGCCGTGCTCGGCAGCACGCTCGTGATCGGCGTCACGTTTATCGCGCTCAACCTGTTGACCGACGCGCTCTATCGCGTGTTCGATCCACGCGCCCGCTGA
- a CDS encoding ABC transporter substrate-binding protein: MKLVLRNALTAAVISSAMTLSFTAAVPAAAATPKDMFVMATLLDEFTTLDPGEIYELVPEEYVANTYDRLVRVDLKDPSKFNGDVAQSWTVSPDGLTFTFKIRPGLKFHSGNALSADDVAWSIQRTVLLDKGAAAVLQGIGLTKDNVLANVKKVDDTTVSVTTDQKYAPTFVLNVLGSWPASVVDKQLLLTHQKGTDFGNEWLRTNEAGSGAYKLVKWSANDSIVLQRFDGYRVPLAMKRIVLRHVPEASSQRLLLENGDVDVARNLSPDDLVALTKSGKAHVSAVPQATLLYLGLNVKNPNLVKPEVQQAMKWLIDYNGIQSNVAKTTYKVHETFLPEGFLGALNTDPYQQNVAKAKELLAKAGLPNGFSVTMDVRNGYPYSEIAEAVQANLAQGGIKVQIIPGDNKQTLAKYRSRSHDIYIGEWSADYIDPHSNAQGFTWNPDNSDKSTYKMLAWRNSWDIPGLTKETNAALAESSTAKRAELYQTMQKQVLASSPFVIMFQQVSQVAARPGVTGLEVGPINDLVSYRDLKKQ; encoded by the coding sequence ATGAAACTGGTATTGCGCAATGCACTGACGGCGGCGGTGATCTCCTCCGCCATGACCTTGTCGTTCACAGCCGCCGTCCCCGCTGCGGCGGCGACGCCGAAAGACATGTTCGTCATGGCCACGCTCCTCGACGAATTCACCACGCTCGATCCGGGCGAAATCTACGAACTGGTGCCGGAAGAATATGTAGCGAATACGTATGACCGGCTGGTGAGGGTCGATCTGAAAGACCCGTCGAAATTCAACGGCGATGTCGCACAATCATGGACCGTGAGCCCCGACGGCCTGACCTTCACGTTCAAGATCCGTCCAGGTCTCAAGTTCCACTCGGGCAACGCGTTGAGCGCCGACGACGTCGCGTGGTCGATCCAGCGCACCGTCCTCCTCGATAAAGGCGCGGCGGCAGTGCTGCAAGGCATCGGTTTGACCAAAGACAACGTGCTGGCCAACGTGAAGAAGGTCGACGACACAACCGTCAGTGTGACGACCGACCAGAAATACGCGCCGACGTTTGTGCTGAACGTACTCGGTTCGTGGCCTGCCTCGGTGGTAGACAAGCAGTTGCTGCTCACGCACCAGAAAGGCACTGACTTCGGCAACGAATGGCTGCGCACGAACGAGGCCGGCTCCGGCGCCTACAAGCTCGTCAAATGGTCTGCCAACGACAGCATCGTCTTGCAGCGCTTCGACGGTTATCGCGTACCGCTCGCGATGAAGCGGATCGTGTTGCGTCACGTGCCGGAAGCATCGAGCCAGCGCCTGCTGCTCGAGAACGGTGACGTCGATGTGGCGCGCAACCTGAGTCCTGATGATCTCGTCGCGCTCACGAAGTCCGGCAAGGCGCATGTGAGCGCGGTGCCGCAAGCGACGCTTCTATACCTCGGCCTGAACGTCAAGAATCCGAATCTGGTCAAACCGGAAGTCCAGCAAGCGATGAAGTGGCTGATCGACTACAACGGGATTCAGAGCAACGTCGCCAAAACCACCTACAAGGTGCACGAAACCTTCCTCCCCGAAGGTTTCCTCGGCGCGCTGAATACCGACCCCTACCAGCAGAACGTCGCCAAGGCCAAGGAACTGCTGGCAAAGGCCGGGCTTCCGAACGGCTTTTCCGTGACGATGGATGTGCGTAACGGCTACCCGTACAGCGAAATCGCCGAGGCAGTGCAGGCCAACCTTGCCCAAGGCGGCATCAAGGTACAGATCATCCCCGGCGACAACAAGCAGACGCTCGCCAAGTACCGCTCGCGCTCGCATGACATTTATATCGGCGAATGGTCCGCCGATTACATCGACCCGCACAGCAACGCCCAGGGATTCACCTGGAATCCCGACAATTCCGACAAGTCGACCTATAAGATGCTCGCGTGGCGCAATTCGTGGGACATCCCCGGCCTGACGAAGGAAACCAACGCGGCGCTCGCCGAATCGTCGACGGCGAAGCGCGCCGAGCTGTACCAGACCATGCAGAAGCAGGTGCTCGCGAGTTCCCCCTTCGTGATCATGTTCCAGCAGGTCTCGCAGGTGGCCGCGCGACCGGGCGTAACGGGTCTCGAGGTGGGTCCGATCAACGACCTCGTGTCGTATCGTGATCTGAAGAAGCAGTAA
- the ddpX gene encoding D-alanyl-D-alanine dipeptidase, giving the protein MTQPRLIEITAATHGVDIDLVYATERNLTGKPIYKEAHCLLLEPAEAALREAVEIARNAGLTLRIFDAYRPPQAQQVLWDFLPDPTYIAELGRGSNHSRGTAIDLTLLDADGNELDMGTGFDAMTIESEHFHTGLPAHVQRNRLLLLGIMHAAGFTHIKSEWWHYELPGSRALPLIDNSESGPLRLM; this is encoded by the coding sequence ATGACACAACCGCGACTCATCGAAATCACCGCCGCCACGCATGGCGTGGACATCGACCTCGTCTATGCCACCGAGCGCAATTTGACAGGCAAGCCCATCTACAAGGAAGCTCACTGCCTGCTGCTCGAACCCGCAGAAGCCGCTTTGCGCGAAGCAGTGGAGATTGCCCGCAACGCCGGCCTGACCCTGAGGATTTTCGATGCGTACCGTCCGCCCCAGGCGCAACAGGTGCTGTGGGATTTTCTGCCCGACCCGACCTACATCGCTGAGCTTGGCCGCGGTTCGAACCATAGCCGCGGCACGGCGATCGATCTGACGCTGCTCGACGCCGACGGCAACGAACTCGACATGGGCACGGGCTTCGACGCCATGACGATCGAGTCCGAACACTTCCATACTGGCCTGCCCGCGCATGTGCAGCGTAACCGCCTGTTACTGCTCGGCATCATGCACGCCGCCGGCTTCACCCACATCAAGAGCGAATGGTGGCACTACGAGTTGCCTGGCTCCCGCGCGCTGCCGTTGATCGATAACAGCGAAAGCGGTCCGTTGCGTCTTATGTAA
- a CDS encoding EamA family transporter has translation MRVRLLIAFSIIYVVWGSTYLCVAIALRSFPPLMLMCIRCLAGGTILLLWGALRERDPLTPRTLLLAIVCGLLFFVGCHGVLALAQRHVPSGLAAVMLATIPFWIALLRFPLPGQRAPSRSVWLALGAGFAGVGVIAWAPSSSGAIDAFWLAALLGSSFSWALATVAVQNFGGTKQGLRLSGIELLSGGIVLAALSAGAGEAQLFRPDRISGSSLVALAYLTIAGTVVAFSVYVWLLDRVQPTLVATYTFVNPVVAVVLGWLFLDEQPSMGMLIGAPLTIGAVCVAWRLERRNSTRRTQTRHDLVASSLSRGGQDCDR, from the coding sequence ATGCGTGTACGCTTGCTCATCGCGTTTTCAATCATCTACGTCGTCTGGGGGTCGACTTATCTTTGCGTCGCCATCGCGTTGCGCTCGTTCCCGCCACTGATGCTGATGTGCATCCGCTGTCTGGCCGGCGGGACCATACTGCTCCTTTGGGGTGCCTTGCGCGAACGCGACCCACTGACGCCGCGAACGCTGCTGCTGGCAATTGTTTGCGGACTCCTGTTTTTCGTAGGTTGCCATGGGGTATTGGCGCTCGCGCAGCGGCATGTGCCGTCCGGACTTGCCGCGGTCATGCTCGCCACGATCCCGTTCTGGATCGCCCTGCTGCGCTTCCCGCTACCGGGTCAACGCGCGCCTTCGCGGTCCGTATGGCTCGCGCTCGGCGCGGGCTTTGCCGGGGTAGGCGTCATTGCCTGGGCTCCCTCTTCGTCGGGGGCTATCGACGCGTTTTGGCTCGCCGCGCTGTTAGGCTCGAGTTTTTCGTGGGCGCTCGCAACCGTCGCCGTGCAAAACTTCGGCGGCACGAAACAAGGCCTGAGACTTTCGGGGATTGAACTTCTCTCAGGCGGCATCGTGCTTGCAGCGCTGAGCGCAGGAGCCGGCGAAGCGCAGCTTTTCCGACCGGATCGAATCTCAGGATCCTCGCTCGTCGCGTTGGCTTACCTGACGATAGCGGGTACTGTCGTTGCATTTTCGGTGTACGTGTGGCTGCTCGACCGTGTTCAACCGACGTTGGTCGCAACGTACACGTTTGTCAATCCTGTGGTGGCGGTCGTGCTAGGGTGGCTTTTTCTTGACGAGCAGCCGAGCATGGGGATGCTCATTGGCGCACCGTTGACGATCGGCGCGGTATGTGTCGCATGGCGGCTGGAACGAAGAAACTCCACCCGGCGGACGCAGACGCGCCACGATCTTGTCGCATCGTCACTTTCGCGGGGCGGGCAGGACTGCGATCGCTAA
- a CDS encoding CGNR zinc finger domain-containing protein: MSMVNTASQASSAFVVTEDPCIPFVNTVAWRLTGEPQERLESARSLLVVLREQRLVDDGLLRAYGAQWKSDPRAADNAYRLAIEAREAIYAALCGAAREKKTPADLSLLFRLLSVDTPGATLLRKNGRYVWSWDANALRAAALIRPFVVSALGLLTGPRAKRIKQCEDARGCGWLFVDESRAQNRRWCSMGDCGNCAKARRNYARGRESS; this comes from the coding sequence ATGAGCATGGTCAACACCGCGTCACAGGCGAGCAGCGCATTCGTCGTCACCGAGGACCCTTGCATACCGTTCGTGAATACGGTCGCATGGAGACTAACCGGGGAGCCTCAGGAGCGGCTCGAGTCCGCCCGCTCATTGCTGGTTGTGCTGAGGGAGCAGCGGCTGGTCGACGATGGCCTGCTACGTGCGTACGGCGCCCAATGGAAGAGCGATCCCAGGGCGGCTGACAACGCATACCGGCTTGCGATCGAAGCGCGCGAGGCGATCTATGCCGCCCTCTGCGGAGCCGCGAGGGAAAAGAAGACGCCGGCGGACCTGTCGTTGCTGTTTCGATTGCTCAGCGTCGACACGCCGGGCGCAACGCTGCTGCGCAAAAACGGTAGGTACGTCTGGTCATGGGACGCGAACGCGTTGCGCGCCGCGGCGTTGATAAGGCCATTCGTCGTCTCGGCGTTGGGGCTCCTGACGGGGCCACGCGCGAAACGGATCAAGCAGTGCGAAGACGCGCGCGGCTGCGGATGGCTTTTCGTCGATGAGAGCCGTGCGCAAAACAGGCGCTGGTGTTCGATGGGGGATTGCGGCAATTGCGCGAAAGCAAGGCGTAACTACGCGCGGGGGCGTGAATCCTCCTGA
- a CDS encoding WD40/YVTN/BNR-like repeat-containing protein, producing the protein MKMKGRIHRVFWATVAVLPLVSCSGGGSSGTAGSAPHASAQTVAAAAVPATSWTSVKWGGGGYVTGLIYHPTNASLLYARTDVGGAYRWDTTTSSWIPLTDGLGFGADEGRYHGVESIALDPNNDQLVYMMTGDTVGQDAHGRIYISSDRGNTWTHYELPFAVGGNDNARGYGERLAVDPQNPSTLMFGSRKAGIWKSTDSGQTWSQVTGFSSTTVTGGGTPIGVEQIIFDTPFKGTGQPTWIIWATVASDYAQAAGLTSTLYRSTNGGATWSPVAVPSNVTNYDIPHVVKTSDGTFYMTFRPTAPQVQGGSGPSYLYKFGASNNSTWTQLLSSTSMGMAGLSVYGAGSIARIAVGMTGWSDTSMQIQMSDDGGTSWREVEANMPHTSDTCRGWIENVTIDPANRDHIMHVHGGGICETTNASSTTPGWSPKVNNLEETATLFAVAPPAGAQYKLINAAGDIGAWVITDLATRPTRTPMPGWSSGNAADMAWADPSYIAVTGVDNANGSAVKGFWSGDSGNSWSQFPSMPTGGSASSSQVQSLAVTSRNNLVWAPQDSVPSYTTNNGASWTQTNLPAFTATWNGFFRAYRLAVDRNNPNKVYAFDSGGANWSWQPGKVYVSTDAGHTFTLSQGSVNANMAWNAWGDTSMAVNPNAEGDIWVADGNAVYHSLDSGATWTKLTAFATANGTLGATNITLGKAQTGSPYSAAVYVEGTINGQWGIFRSDDGGATWSRFNDDAHQFGGNAVVVGDWNTYGRIYVNGVARGLIFSN; encoded by the coding sequence ATGAAGATGAAAGGAAGAATTCACCGAGTGTTTTGGGCCACCGTTGCGGTGTTGCCCCTGGTTTCGTGCAGCGGCGGAGGATCGTCCGGCACGGCTGGCAGCGCGCCGCATGCGTCCGCGCAGACCGTTGCTGCCGCGGCGGTTCCGGCCACGAGCTGGACCAGCGTCAAGTGGGGTGGCGGCGGCTATGTCACCGGCCTGATCTACCATCCGACCAACGCAAGCCTGCTATACGCACGCACCGACGTCGGCGGCGCCTACCGCTGGGACACGACGACCTCGTCGTGGATCCCGCTCACCGACGGCCTGGGTTTCGGCGCCGACGAAGGCCGGTACCACGGCGTGGAGAGCATCGCCCTCGACCCGAACAACGACCAACTGGTCTACATGATGACCGGCGATACCGTGGGTCAGGATGCCCACGGCCGCATTTACATTTCCAGCGACCGCGGCAACACCTGGACGCACTACGAGCTGCCGTTCGCGGTGGGTGGCAACGATAACGCCCGGGGCTACGGCGAACGTCTGGCGGTCGACCCACAGAATCCGTCGACGTTGATGTTCGGCTCGCGCAAGGCCGGTATCTGGAAGAGCACGGACTCGGGCCAAACGTGGAGCCAGGTTACGGGCTTCTCGAGCACCACGGTGACCGGCGGGGGGACCCCGATCGGCGTCGAACAAATCATCTTCGATACCCCATTCAAGGGGACGGGGCAGCCGACGTGGATCATCTGGGCCACCGTCGCCTCCGACTATGCCCAGGCGGCAGGCTTGACGTCGACGCTGTACCGGTCCACCAATGGCGGCGCCACGTGGTCGCCGGTCGCGGTCCCGTCCAACGTGACCAATTACGACATCCCGCACGTCGTGAAGACGTCTGACGGCACCTTCTACATGACGTTCCGCCCGACAGCTCCTCAGGTTCAGGGCGGCAGTGGCCCCAGTTATCTCTACAAGTTCGGCGCCAGCAACAACAGCACCTGGACCCAGCTCTTGAGCTCCACCAGCATGGGGATGGCCGGCCTGTCCGTCTACGGCGCCGGCTCGATCGCCCGCATTGCGGTGGGCATGACAGGCTGGAGCGACACCAGCATGCAAATTCAAATGTCCGATGATGGCGGCACCAGCTGGCGCGAAGTCGAGGCCAACATGCCGCATACGTCCGACACCTGCCGCGGCTGGATCGAGAACGTCACGATCGACCCGGCCAACCGCGACCACATCATGCACGTCCACGGCGGCGGCATCTGCGAAACCACGAACGCCTCCTCGACCACGCCGGGCTGGAGCCCCAAGGTCAACAACCTGGAAGAGACCGCCACGCTGTTCGCCGTCGCGCCTCCGGCCGGCGCGCAATACAAGCTAATTAACGCCGCGGGCGACATCGGCGCGTGGGTGATCACGGACCTTGCGACGCGGCCGACGCGGACTCCGATGCCCGGATGGAGCAGCGGCAATGCGGCCGACATGGCGTGGGCCGATCCGTCCTACATTGCCGTCACCGGCGTCGACAATGCCAACGGTTCCGCCGTCAAGGGCTTCTGGTCCGGCGACTCCGGCAATAGCTGGTCGCAGTTCCCGTCGATGCCTACCGGCGGCTCGGCCAGCTCAAGCCAGGTGCAAAGCCTGGCAGTCACGTCCCGCAACAACCTGGTCTGGGCGCCGCAAGACTCGGTGCCGTCGTACACCACGAACAATGGCGCGAGCTGGACGCAAACCAACCTGCCGGCGTTTACCGCCACCTGGAATGGCTTCTTCCGCGCTTATCGCCTGGCCGTGGACCGCAACAACCCGAACAAGGTCTATGCCTTCGATTCGGGCGGCGCAAACTGGAGCTGGCAGCCTGGCAAGGTCTACGTCTCGACCGACGCCGGCCACACGTTCACGCTGAGCCAGGGCTCGGTGAACGCGAACATGGCCTGGAATGCCTGGGGCGATACGTCGATGGCGGTGAACCCGAACGCCGAGGGCGACATCTGGGTGGCCGACGGCAATGCCGTGTACCACTCGCTGGACTCAGGCGCGACCTGGACCAAGCTCACCGCCTTTGCAACCGCCAACGGCACGCTCGGGGCCACCAATATCACGCTGGGCAAGGCGCAAACCGGCTCGCCATACTCGGCCGCGGTCTATGTGGAAGGCACGATCAACGGCCAGTGGGGCATCTTCCGCTCCGACGATGGCGGCGCAACGTGGTCGCGCTTCAACGACGACGCGCACCAGTTCGGCGGCAACGCTGTGGTGGTGGGCGACTGGAACACTTATGGCCGCATTTACGTCAATGGTGTCGCTCGCGGTCTAATCTTCAGCAACTGA
- a CDS encoding LysR substrate-binding domain-containing protein, protein MTEQSKNSQPRYANRAYPLADLTRALPPLSAYQAFVAAAELGSISKAANHLCRTQGAVSRQVQQLEAHYRCALFVRHVSGLTLTAEGNALLTVAVNLLTQLVRHADFLTQSASVLTLRLPSTFAIRWLLPRVSVINLALPGTELRIYTSADDAPNFTAPDVDAIVVRGAGHWTGMNAIPLFQEHLTPMCTSELAATLKSVADLVRIKLLHPGQDRGEWRCWLDRVGATHFDTEGGLVFDTLELALTAAAQGHGVAIGDPRMAKERLEAGALVMPFSEVAQNGLGYFLVFPSQRAGQIKIRTLADVLTQLAQEDPSIPAR, encoded by the coding sequence ATGACCGAACAATCGAAAAATTCGCAACCCCGGTATGCGAATCGTGCATATCCTCTGGCAGACCTCACGCGTGCTTTGCCTCCACTGTCTGCGTACCAAGCGTTCGTCGCTGCGGCAGAACTTGGCAGTATCAGCAAGGCCGCTAACCATCTGTGTCGAACGCAGGGTGCGGTGAGCCGCCAGGTCCAGCAACTGGAAGCCCACTATCGATGTGCGCTGTTCGTGCGCCACGTGTCAGGGCTGACGCTGACAGCAGAAGGAAATGCTCTGTTGACGGTGGCCGTGAACCTGCTCACACAACTGGTTCGACACGCAGACTTTCTCACACAGTCCGCGTCTGTTCTCACCCTGCGGCTACCGTCCACATTTGCGATTCGCTGGTTGCTACCGCGGGTGTCAGTGATCAATCTCGCGCTGCCAGGGACAGAATTGCGCATCTATACATCGGCAGACGATGCGCCCAATTTCACTGCGCCCGATGTCGACGCCATCGTTGTGCGCGGAGCCGGACATTGGACGGGTATGAACGCGATACCGTTATTTCAAGAGCACCTGACGCCGATGTGTACGAGCGAACTGGCCGCGACGCTGAAATCCGTAGCTGACCTTGTTCGCATCAAATTGCTGCATCCGGGACAGGACCGCGGCGAGTGGCGATGCTGGCTCGATCGTGTCGGTGCGACCCACTTCGACACCGAAGGCGGGCTCGTCTTTGATACCCTCGAATTAGCACTTACCGCCGCCGCACAGGGACATGGCGTTGCTATTGGCGACCCTCGGATGGCGAAGGAACGCCTCGAGGCGGGGGCACTCGTCATGCCGTTCAGTGAGGTTGCGCAGAACGGTCTGGGCTACTTCCTCGTCTTTCCCTCGCAACGAGCCGGACAAATCAAGATTCGCACACTCGCTGACGTCTTGACTCAGCTCGCGCAAGAGGATCCGTCGATACCGGCCCGATAA
- a CDS encoding nuclear transport factor 2 family protein — MDSSSGALYTRQIRTYLSELERGDVAAICALFAADAQIFSPFLGWMHPAPFFAKVDAASGDSRITLIDICVSTTGARRATGYFAYDWGLKDGSAVKFECVDVFEFDESGRIKQMIIVYDTHPVRNTVGDKYA, encoded by the coding sequence GTGGATTCATCATCGGGAGCACTATACACGCGGCAGATTCGCACCTACCTGAGCGAACTGGAGCGCGGCGATGTCGCCGCAATCTGCGCCTTGTTCGCAGCGGACGCACAGATATTCTCGCCTTTTCTCGGCTGGATGCACCCCGCGCCCTTCTTTGCAAAGGTTGATGCAGCATCGGGAGACAGCCGGATCACACTCATCGATATCTGCGTCAGCACGACGGGTGCCCGACGCGCGACCGGTTATTTCGCCTACGACTGGGGGCTGAAAGACGGCTCTGCGGTGAAATTTGAGTGTGTTGACGTATTCGAGTTCGACGAAAGCGGCCGCATCAAGCAGATGATCATCGTTTACGACACGCATCCTGTTCGCAACACAGTAGGCGACAAATACGCGTAG
- a CDS encoding D-2-hydroxyacid dehydrogenase, giving the protein MKTIVFLDRATLSADLPEFPFPHRWVEYSSTTQEQVVQRCRDAQIVVTNKVPLTGEMLAQLPQLEVIGVPAAGVNHLDMKTCRQRSIEVVACPGYSTISVPEHAFALMLALRRNLVPYWNDVYAGGWSGSPTFYAELHPIEDLHGSTLGIVGAGHGGKRLAELAGAFGMRVLFAERRHARAVREGYTAFGEVLREADVISLHCPLTDETRHLFGLAEFERMKRSASLVNAARGGIVDERALIEALDRKLIANAALDVLEQEPPAIDHPLLTSARTDLIVTPHVAWRTQVAMQRLVTQLAQGIEQHYARR; this is encoded by the coding sequence TTGAAAACCATAGTCTTTCTGGACCGCGCGACGCTGTCGGCCGATCTACCCGAGTTTCCGTTCCCACATCGCTGGGTCGAATATTCGTCCACTACGCAAGAACAGGTGGTACAGCGCTGCCGTGACGCGCAGATCGTCGTGACCAACAAGGTTCCGCTGACGGGGGAGATGCTCGCGCAGTTGCCGCAACTGGAAGTGATCGGCGTGCCGGCCGCAGGCGTCAATCATCTGGATATGAAAACATGCCGCCAACGGAGCATCGAAGTAGTCGCATGTCCGGGCTATTCGACGATCTCCGTGCCAGAACACGCGTTCGCATTGATGCTCGCGCTGCGCCGCAACCTGGTTCCTTACTGGAACGACGTTTATGCTGGAGGCTGGAGCGGGTCACCCACTTTTTATGCTGAATTGCATCCGATCGAGGATCTGCACGGTTCGACGCTCGGCATCGTCGGTGCCGGTCACGGTGGAAAGCGACTCGCCGAACTGGCCGGCGCGTTCGGCATGCGTGTGCTCTTCGCCGAGCGCAGGCACGCCAGGGCGGTGCGCGAAGGCTACACTGCATTCGGCGAGGTGCTGCGTGAGGCGGATGTGATCAGCCTGCACTGCCCGCTTACCGACGAAACGCGGCATCTGTTCGGTCTCGCCGAATTCGAGCGAATGAAGCGCAGCGCGTCGCTCGTGAATGCCGCGCGCGGCGGCATTGTCGACGAGAGGGCGCTGATCGAGGCGCTCGACCGCAAGCTGATCGCGAATGCCGCGCTCGACGTCCTCGAGCAGGAGCCGCCAGCGATCGATCATCCGCTGTTGACCAGCGCGCGCACGGATCTGATCGTGACTCCACATGTCGCATGGCGGACTCAGGTGGCGATGCAGCGGCTCGTCACACAGCTCGCGCAAGGCATCGAACAGCATTACGCGCGGCGCTGA